The following are encoded in a window of Bdellovibrionales bacterium genomic DNA:
- a CDS encoding 2-oxoglutarate dehydrogenase E1 component translates to MNLASRANLEIIEDLYKQFKSNPESVGQDWQYFFQGLEFAQDGSLGLSEKELDVYHLITAYRNYGHFEAQLDPLTNTPSPSDQLALTRFNLSDKDLEQKFQIGKIIGKPNASLREIIAHLRACYCGKISVQVAEALPEVRNWFIKEFEASQFKLTNEEKKATFTSLNRTESLEKFIHTRYVGTKRFSIEGADGMMPMLETLVQRGTGLKVQEVMIGMAHRGRVNVLANFMGKATEYIFADFNGPTELAVPIDDFDGDVKYHLGYVAQKDTPNGKCQVTLAFNPSHLEAVNPVVLGMARAAQRRRKDTKERKSVIPVLIHGDAAFSSQGVNLETFQMSQVKGYTVGGTIHIVVDNQVGFTTNPENGRSSHYASDTAKVLATPVIHVNGDDTEACVRAMDIALRFRQESGRDIVVNMICYRRFGHNEGDEPAFTQPLMYDIIKKHPTLREIYGKQLIRENVIDQKFYDDSFQERMDALQKVYEETKKTPPKIQPFKFEGFWKGLRKGSGDDLLKPVNTKVDIKVLKDVGTKLGEYPATFTPHPKLIKLLETRKAMAAGKEPIDWGMGELLAYGSLLSEGTSVRLTGQDCVRGTFTHRHAGLYDVKTNESYFALDQINGDKVEFCVYDSILSEYAVLGYEYGNAICDPTFLTLWEAQFGDFANGAQIIIDQFLTSGESKWQQMCGLVLLLPHGYEGQGPEHSSARMERFLQLCAQNNMQVVNLTTPAQIFHALRRQMKRDFRKPLIVMSPKKLLRYPKAVSTLEDLANGQFQEVIPDTVDKSKVDTVVFVSGKLYYDLLEEREKNKKENVALVRLEQVYPFPAKQVADVLKSYPKLTTLIWSQEEPKNMGSYQNVYFKFFEVLAQEGLTIDFKYVGRPERSSPATGSIYRHQVEQNEIIQGCFKG, encoded by the coding sequence GTGAACCTTGCAAGTCGCGCTAATTTAGAAATCATTGAGGATCTCTACAAACAGTTCAAATCCAATCCGGAAAGTGTCGGTCAAGACTGGCAGTATTTCTTCCAAGGTTTGGAGTTCGCTCAAGATGGCAGCCTCGGTCTTTCTGAGAAAGAACTCGATGTTTACCACTTGATCACTGCTTACCGTAACTACGGTCACTTCGAAGCACAGCTCGATCCACTCACGAACACTCCGTCTCCATCGGATCAGTTGGCTTTGACTCGTTTCAATCTTTCTGACAAAGACCTGGAACAGAAATTCCAGATCGGTAAAATCATCGGCAAACCAAACGCTTCTTTGCGTGAGATCATCGCTCACCTTCGCGCTTGCTACTGCGGCAAGATCAGCGTTCAGGTGGCAGAAGCTCTTCCAGAAGTTCGCAACTGGTTCATCAAAGAATTCGAAGCTTCTCAGTTCAAACTCACAAACGAAGAGAAAAAAGCCACTTTCACTTCTTTAAACCGTACAGAGTCTTTGGAAAAATTCATTCACACTCGGTACGTTGGAACGAAGCGCTTCTCGATCGAAGGTGCTGACGGCATGATGCCAATGCTTGAAACATTGGTTCAACGTGGCACTGGTTTGAAAGTGCAAGAAGTGATGATCGGTATGGCCCATCGTGGTCGCGTGAACGTTCTTGCAAACTTCATGGGTAAAGCGACAGAGTACATCTTTGCTGACTTCAACGGTCCGACAGAACTGGCAGTTCCAATTGATGATTTCGACGGCGACGTAAAATACCATTTGGGTTACGTTGCACAAAAAGACACTCCGAACGGCAAATGCCAAGTGACTTTGGCGTTCAACCCCTCTCACTTAGAAGCGGTGAACCCAGTTGTTTTGGGAATGGCTCGCGCAGCTCAACGTCGTCGCAAGGACACCAAAGAGCGCAAATCCGTGATCCCAGTTTTGATTCACGGGGACGCGGCGTTCTCTTCTCAAGGCGTGAACCTTGAGACTTTCCAAATGTCCCAAGTCAAAGGCTACACGGTGGGCGGTACGATCCATATCGTTGTCGACAACCAGGTGGGCTTCACCACAAATCCAGAAAACGGCCGTTCTTCTCACTATGCTTCTGACACGGCAAAAGTTTTGGCAACTCCGGTGATCCACGTGAATGGCGACGACACTGAAGCTTGCGTGCGCGCGATGGATATCGCTCTTCGCTTCCGTCAAGAAAGCGGCCGCGATATCGTCGTGAACATGATCTGCTACCGCAGATTCGGTCACAACGAAGGGGACGAACCTGCATTCACTCAGCCGTTGATGTATGACATTATTAAAAAGCACCCGACTCTCCGTGAAATCTACGGAAAGCAATTGATCCGTGAAAACGTGATCGATCAGAAATTCTACGACGATTCTTTCCAAGAACGTATGGATGCTCTTCAAAAAGTTTACGAAGAAACTAAAAAGACTCCGCCGAAAATCCAGCCATTCAAATTCGAGGGTTTCTGGAAAGGCTTGCGCAAAGGTTCTGGCGACGATCTTTTGAAACCAGTAAACACGAAAGTGGATATCAAAGTTTTGAAAGATGTCGGTACAAAACTTGGTGAATACCCTGCGACCTTCACTCCGCATCCAAAACTCATTAAACTTCTTGAAACTCGCAAAGCCATGGCTGCGGGTAAAGAGCCTATCGACTGGGGCATGGGTGAACTCTTGGCTTACGGTTCTCTGCTCTCTGAAGGCACTTCGGTGCGCTTGACAGGTCAGGACTGCGTACGCGGTACATTCACTCACCGTCATGCGGGTTTGTATGATGTAAAAACAAATGAATCTTACTTTGCTCTTGATCAAATCAACGGCGATAAAGTGGAGTTCTGTGTTTATGACTCTATCTTGTCTGAGTACGCGGTTCTTGGTTACGAGTACGGCAATGCGATCTGCGACCCTACATTCCTGACTTTGTGGGAAGCTCAGTTCGGTGACTTCGCCAACGGCGCGCAAATCATCATCGATCAGTTCCTGACTTCTGGCGAATCAAAATGGCAACAGATGTGCGGCTTGGTACTTCTCCTTCCTCACGGATATGAAGGCCAAGGCCCTGAGCATAGCTCAGCTCGCATGGAACGCTTCCTCCAGCTTTGCGCTCAGAACAACATGCAGGTTGTGAACCTTACAACTCCGGCGCAGATCTTCCATGCTCTTCGCCGTCAAATGAAGCGGGACTTCCGTAAGCCGCTCATCGTGATGAGTCCTAAGAAATTGCTCCGTTATCCAAAAGCAGTTTCAACTTTGGAAGACCTGGCAAACGGCCAATTCCAAGAGGTGATTCCTGACACAGTCGACAAGTCGAAAGTAGACACTGTCGTATTTGTCAGCGGTAAGCTGTATTATGATTTGCTCGAAGAACGCGAAAAGAACAAAAAAGAAAACGTGGCTTTGGTTCGCTTGGAACAGGTCTACCCGTTCCCAGCAAAACAAGTTGCGGACGTGCTGAAGTCTTATCCGAAGTTGACGACACTCATCTGGTCTCAGGAAGAGCCAAAAAATATGGGCTCTTACCAGAACGTGTACTTCAAGTTCTTCGAAGTCTTGGCACAAGAAGGTCTGACAATAGATTTCAAATACGTTGGCCGCCCAGAGCGCTCTTCGCCAGCGACAGGATCTATCTACAGACACCAAGTTGAACAAAACGAAATTATTCAAGGATGCTTTAAGGGGTAA
- the gpmA gene encoding 2,3-diphosphoglycerate-dependent phosphoglycerate mutase, with protein MYKLVLIRHGESQWNQENRFTGWQDVDLSEKGRAEALKGGNALKEKGFKFDVAYTSVLKRAIHTLDYVLNQVDQVWLPVHKEWRLNERHYGALQGLNKAETAAKHGEEQVKIWRRSYDTPPPPMDKNDPRHPSHDPRYKGVPANELPSGESLKDTVARFLPLWKNTIAPEIKAGKKVLIVAHGNSLRALMQHLENMTPDEIMGVNMPTGIPMVYELDKDFKVLKKEFVGDPEEVKAAMDAVANQGKAK; from the coding sequence ATGTACAAACTGGTGCTAATTCGCCACGGCGAGAGTCAATGGAATCAAGAAAACCGCTTTACGGGCTGGCAAGACGTCGATCTTTCTGAAAAAGGTCGAGCTGAAGCACTAAAAGGCGGCAATGCTCTCAAGGAAAAAGGCTTCAAATTCGACGTTGCTTACACCAGCGTGTTGAAGCGAGCGATTCACACTCTTGATTATGTCCTTAATCAGGTGGACCAAGTGTGGCTTCCTGTCCACAAAGAGTGGCGTCTCAACGAGCGTCACTATGGCGCTCTGCAAGGGCTAAACAAGGCTGAGACTGCCGCAAAACACGGCGAAGAGCAGGTTAAAATTTGGCGCCGTAGCTATGACACTCCACCTCCACCAATGGATAAAAACGATCCTCGTCATCCTTCACACGATCCACGTTACAAAGGCGTTCCAGCAAATGAGCTTCCGAGCGGGGAATCTTTGAAAGACACCGTTGCTCGTTTCTTGCCGCTTTGGAAAAACACCATCGCTCCTGAAATCAAAGCCGGCAAAAAAGTTCTGATCGTGGCCCACGGAAACTCTCTCCGAGCCTTGATGCAGCACTTAGAAAACATGACCCCTGATGAGATCATGGGCGTCAATATGCCGACAGGCATTCCGATGGTCTACGAACTCGACAAAGACTTCAAAGTTCTCAAAAAAGAGTTCGTCGGCGATCCAGAAGAAGTCAAAGCTGCGATGGACGCGGTCGCCAACCAAGGGAAAGCCAAGTAA
- a CDS encoding LysR family transcriptional regulator, with the protein MKLENLNLAYLKYFIDAVESKSLTRSAEINHVSRPAVSKAIQRLEDWAGFALVTHEKKLFQLTKNGENFYRYAKGAFQQMENVFSKEVQDSGSIKVGCSASLADTFLTPVLKTLEGLETAKIKVGPSLRIRHLLHEDEIRLGLVIDNVDDSRLEREVIYKGQFLFASKSGEFSDLLITTEDRPEVATARRYLAAKNKKIKRHIEVESWTLALKLAQTLSGTCLVPDFMIQNTLKKISTAGFKHGCEIALIHKGRQFMSALDTKCMDLSRALAKELR; encoded by the coding sequence ATGAAGCTTGAGAATCTGAACCTAGCCTATCTAAAGTATTTCATTGATGCGGTTGAGAGCAAAAGCCTGACAAGGTCGGCGGAGATCAATCACGTTTCTAGGCCCGCGGTCAGTAAGGCCATCCAGCGTCTCGAAGACTGGGCGGGGTTTGCGCTCGTCACTCATGAGAAAAAGCTCTTTCAGCTCACAAAAAACGGCGAGAACTTCTATCGCTATGCCAAGGGCGCTTTTCAGCAAATGGAAAATGTCTTTTCTAAGGAAGTCCAAGACTCGGGCAGCATTAAAGTCGGCTGCTCGGCAAGTTTGGCTGATACTTTTCTGACGCCGGTTTTGAAAACTCTCGAGGGGCTTGAGACAGCAAAAATCAAAGTCGGTCCCTCTTTACGCATTCGCCATCTTTTGCACGAAGATGAAATCCGCCTGGGGCTTGTGATCGACAATGTCGATGATTCCCGGCTTGAAAGGGAAGTCATTTACAAAGGCCAATTCCTTTTTGCCTCAAAGAGCGGGGAGTTCTCGGATTTGCTGATCACCACTGAAGATCGCCCCGAAGTGGCGACGGCTCGCAGGTATTTGGCGGCAAAGAATAAGAAAATAAAGCGGCATATTGAAGTTGAAAGTTGGACGCTGGCTTTGAAGCTCGCACAAACACTGTCGGGGACCTGTCTTGTGCCGGATTTTATGATTCAGAATACGCTCAAAAAAATATCAACCGCTGGTTTTAAGCACGGCTGCGAAATTGCCCTGATCCATAAAGGCCGGCAGTTCATGAGTGCGCTGGATACGAAGTGCATGGATTTAAGCCGAGCCTTGGCGAAGGAGCTGAGATAG
- a CDS encoding AgmX/PglI C-terminal domain-containing protein produces MKFALYFLMFFAALASYAGEDLDLGLTQAENHPYEVDELDSSFQDNQVKAPVANTDKANTVMKIEMNQAEPSLLTPDQTMTDAEKLALDNQRRQKAIRKELAEGASMVKSCITRNNKNFRGTHVTLRWMVSPMGKVQEAKITSTDIGDLAIRDCIKRAAANFDFSDARGDKFKKSVVEYTFKFNNKNNKSQKTSQNSGSGHTIADSK; encoded by the coding sequence ATGAAATTCGCACTTTATTTTCTGATGTTCTTTGCGGCCTTAGCATCCTACGCCGGTGAGGATTTAGATCTTGGACTGACTCAGGCCGAGAATCATCCGTACGAAGTCGACGAGCTGGATTCGTCCTTTCAGGACAACCAGGTGAAAGCACCGGTTGCCAATACCGACAAAGCCAACACGGTGATGAAAATCGAAATGAACCAGGCAGAGCCGTCACTTCTGACTCCGGACCAGACAATGACGGATGCGGAGAAACTCGCTTTGGACAACCAACGCCGTCAAAAAGCCATTCGTAAAGAGCTGGCCGAGGGTGCCAGCATGGTGAAGTCGTGCATTACACGTAATAATAAGAACTTCCGTGGGACGCATGTGACTTTGCGCTGGATGGTTTCTCCGATGGGGAAAGTTCAAGAAGCGAAAATCACTTCAACCGATATCGGTGATCTCGCGATCCGCGATTGCATTAAGCGCGCGGCCGCAAACTTTGACTTTAGCGACGCCCGCGGGGATAAGTTTAAAAAATCGGTTGTCGAGTATACTTTCAAATTCAACAATAAGAATAATAAGTCACAAAAGACCAGTCAGAACTCTGGCAGCGGTCATACGATCGCTGATTCCAAGTAA
- a CDS encoding ABC transporter substrate-binding protein — translation MKLGILLSSLVVLSLLGCTKKSDEIKIGVYGPFSGGSAPMGLSMRNGVQLATDEINASGGILGKKVVMVDRDDEAKNERGGQIMQEFLDKENVVAVLGPINTGVADASTQYPNQKKVPQIINVSAGAKVNELFAGGKENYVFRIAANDDIQSKVIVNEALKRGYKRPALLCDDTNYGQNGREKMENALAAANVKPVYVGKFKIKDTDMSAQLQEAKAAKADVILAYGIGPELAAVSNSMVRIGWKPEMIGSWTLAMSNYITNAGKNGDGTKMPQTFIEAAATTEKQKKFIEDYKKKFNESPITSAVSAAQGYDSMYLLKLAITQAGSTDGKKIKDALENLNGTYEGITGTYNKPFSATDHEAIKEANVMLGMVKDGNVIQADKK, via the coding sequence ATGAAATTAGGAATCTTGCTTTCAAGCCTTGTCGTACTCTCTCTGCTTGGCTGCACTAAAAAATCAGATGAAATTAAAATAGGCGTATATGGTCCGTTCTCGGGTGGTTCGGCTCCGATGGGACTGTCCATGCGAAATGGCGTGCAACTTGCGACCGATGAAATCAACGCCAGCGGCGGCATCCTGGGTAAAAAAGTCGTCATGGTGGACCGCGATGATGAGGCCAAGAACGAGCGCGGCGGCCAGATCATGCAAGAGTTCCTCGATAAAGAAAACGTCGTCGCGGTGCTTGGTCCTATCAACACCGGCGTTGCCGATGCCAGCACTCAGTACCCGAACCAAAAGAAAGTGCCTCAGATTATCAATGTCAGCGCCGGCGCCAAGGTGAATGAACTCTTCGCCGGTGGCAAAGAGAACTACGTCTTTCGCATCGCTGCGAATGATGACATCCAATCCAAGGTGATCGTGAACGAAGCTTTAAAGCGCGGCTATAAGAGGCCCGCCCTGCTTTGCGATGACACGAACTACGGTCAGAACGGGCGCGAGAAAATGGAAAATGCCCTTGCCGCAGCCAATGTAAAACCCGTGTATGTCGGAAAGTTTAAAATCAAAGACACAGATATGAGCGCTCAGCTTCAAGAGGCTAAAGCGGCAAAGGCCGATGTGATTTTGGCTTACGGCATCGGCCCTGAGCTTGCGGCGGTGTCAAATTCGATGGTGCGTATCGGCTGGAAGCCTGAGATGATCGGCAGCTGGACGCTGGCAATGTCTAACTACATCACGAATGCCGGTAAAAACGGCGACGGCACGAAAATGCCTCAAACATTTATTGAAGCGGCCGCAACGACCGAAAAACAGAAAAAATTCATTGAAGATTACAAAAAGAAATTCAACGAGTCGCCAATCACCTCCGCCGTTTCAGCAGCGCAAGGCTATGACTCTATGTATCTCTTAAAGTTGGCGATCACGCAAGCAGGCAGTACCGACGGTAAAAAGATCAAGGACGCCCTTGAGAACCTGAACGGGACCTACGAAGGCATCACAGGCACTTACAATAAGCCGTTCTCTGCAACGGACCACGAAGCGATTAAAGAGGCCAACGTGATGCTCGGAATGGTGAAGGACGGAAACGTTATTCAAGCGGATAAAAAGTAG